Part of the Pieris brassicae chromosome 5, ilPieBrab1.1, whole genome shotgun sequence genome is shown below.
CTTATAATACATCTAAATAATGAGGATATTCGCTAAAAACTTTGATGGATGTGTCAACAAGTAGTTGGTCGGCCTATGCCTGACACGCCGACAACTATTTTACACTATGTACTCTTCATGAATCTATGGtgtctaatattttttctttgtgtCCGGCCCATGTACTATATTCGGGGACTTCAACTGAATAAAACgcagtttaaatatataaaatctatttatcaCTAATGGTGTATGGTGTAAACGGCCGGGTGAGGAGGGGgttgttgtaaaataattcGATGTGCGACGCCACTCAACTCTTGCGCAGACAGTCCAGACACAACCGTGCCATTTTgcaactgaaaaatatatcataaattagtatacattttatttctacGTATTCAAAATACTTCCTCATATCATCCCACAGTATTTTACcgcaaaaagttttatttttattttcgtaaacataaataattacgaaTACGGTCGCAAAAATATACGGGAAATAGTAGCATGGACCAGTGGTGAATGTCTAAATTTTTGGTAGATGGCGTACAACAGCGTACGATGGTGGcgtgatatattttacttttatgtttttaatattattattatttcttatgtaagtgaaatgtatgtataaattaagaataaacttctttaaatctaaactataaaacttattaaagtttataatgaGTCAATATTATGACATGAAATATGTACGTATCATGTCATATCTCAAAAGTCGTGACTAAGTAGGACTCGcgtaagtttaaaaatactaaattttgACAAACGGAAATCAATGATTCTGGTAAGGAAAGCTAATCTATATATCAACTTTATTGccattcaataaattaattacaagcactcactgttgTCACTAAGCAATGTCGCATTCCGAAACACAACAAGTAATAATAGCGCGAACCCGACCAAATTGAATAGTCAAAAAATGTGAGGGCTATAGATCattagtactgatttttaatttggttggcttcgcgatattatttcttttattttagtttcggcatgcgacataaaatgcatatgttttcacgtcattacatctgtcaaacaaatcgcgttagaaaaaggatttaatttttgaattattaatttaatatccctatctgagcaaaattatttgaatacatactaataggaaaatatatcaatgaggcacacaatttttaaatatttgtcacttttaggttcccactatcctttatattattttccaatcaggtTTGAATCCTAAGTTCGCCTCTTAGTTTGAAGCCCTCTAGCAGACATCCCAGTCGGAgttttttagtgggtcacagaagagtggccaaagttcgtggaaacgaagatactttggtcacccgagctgaacctcacacatcgGCCTATAATCAGGGTGATGGCAGAAACATCACCCTCATGAGATttttttgcgccgactataaaattggtaggaacaaaaaactgccacatttcaaatctttttcacagaacgaagtctgtggggtccgctagtctaaaataaaattcatattatcagacacaaacacaataatttgacaattattttttctgcCCCCGCAAACTTCGTTTCGCCtggatgttttttattaagccTATCTTTTTAGTACTAACCCATATGTTGGTACCACTTGCATATACTTCCCCATATAGACGGTTCACAATTCCGAAATGAAaacagatttttaaatttttcttaatagtttCCCATTTTGCCTAAATAtcttcaaacaaaataaataaaaaacactcGAATTGGTTCGTCCGAGTTTTTCGTTTAAGATAttttgtgatatatttttatttatatagattagtACATTTTAATTACCTGCAATATATTTGGTAACATCGTTTGACAGGAAGATGTCGCCACGTGCAACTGCTCTTGTTGCATTCCGACCGccttttatagaaaaacagtCATATTATTTCACCAGAAACCAATAAGTCTTGCTTAATTAAAGGtacacagggaccaaactttattaattttctatttatcaaatttactaattattgttattactatgtaggttaacaatattgtaaatactttgtaatgcatttttaagaaataattttacacaatttatgttatatataaaccatttgaaattatactattgaaaattatttttaaaaacattttgttacgCTACAATCGGAAAACCAAAAGTTATATCAGGGAAAAGAAAGAGATGTTACCCTCTTGCACGGTGGGCTGAAGAGCTTAAAGAAGTTAGTGGAGAAGATTGGTAGGAACGTGCTTAGTCTagagagagatggagccaGTTGAAGGAGGCCTATTCTATATAAGAGGTTTTTCAGGCTTTTAAAGATGAATGAATGTTTCAAGGTATAAATTaggcttaattattaacaaaatggCAAAATCAAAGATAAATTTCGAGATCTAGCAGGCAGCTTAACAATTCGAAATCTTAACAAGTCGTATTTGGATACACAGAGTATACTTACATGTATTTGAATGGGTTGCTGATGCGgttgtatttgtattgtttgtaCTTGAAGTTGCTGGGGTtgctataacaaaaaaaaaactgaattatatctttatataaaaatgttaagtaaaatttctaatctctgacatttaaaaaaatgatagctGTCAGATTTTTAcggaattaaaatttagtggcttttattatttacacattttGCGTCagttttagtaatatattttaataatagcaGTTAAAAAAGTTTTGCGTTTTGAGTTATCATTATTGCCCCTATAAAATCTCTAATCCTGATTGTTTCAGACTTCGAAAAATCGTGGCACAgataattaaaagcatttacaGTCATCCATCTGTAACGCGGTAAACCAGAACCGCGTTATAGGAAATCGCGTTGTATTCTCGCATtatgaacattaaaaaaagtaggataaagaatttatttcagttattaagttttattttataggaaCACAATTGAAACAGATGCAAATGTacgcaaaactaattatggCCTTGACTAATGATAAATTTCAcactacagaaatataacttgaAATATATCCGAGTCATAGGAAATATCGCATTGTATGAGGGACGAAAACGCGTTCTAgagattatattaataaacttacaGTGTTGATATGTTGGTGTGTTTGTTGCAATTGTAGAGATTGGACGGACGATATTACTGGATAAGGCTGTTGGAcattctgtaaaaaatatattgtttgtaaaGATAGAAATGGCGGCCTATATTAAAAGACAACTTGCTaattacagtgtaaactctttGGATGCATCTTGTCTATTGTTTATTGTGTATTGAGGCAAACGAGGCTCATCAGATGTCAATTGACACCCACATTAccagaaagctcgcaagtgcgttgtcggcctttcaagaattggtacgctcttttttgaaggaccctaaatcgaattggtacggaaatactacagtgggcagctggttccacaatgCGGTGGTGCGCGCCTACaatgccttaagaaacgctccgttgtggaacgacggacgtcgcggtgatacggatggtatcaTGGTGGACggattctgccttgacgtccgatgatgaaactcagctgctgttattaaattagtacgaacaacagatatttttaatcttttgaCGCACTAGGATTCGAACCCTCGACCTTGGAATGGATTAACACACTTAATAATACTTATAGCTTTgagtaatttgtaaataccTGTATATGTTGATGAATCGGGACGGCGAGTTGTTGAACGACTTGCTGCTGTACCTGCTGCGGCTGAACTTGCAACAGTTGCTGTATCTGCGGTTGCTGTTGTTGCTGCTGTTGTTCTTGTACCATTTGTTGCTGTTGCTGAGATTCAAAGAAACACAATGAGAACGAATAATACGTAAATTAAtgttactataatatttatatgaatttgtGTATAAACGGAATTTTTAAGATAAACAAGGGGACTAAAAATCTATCGGTTGGATActgtaaaaaagttaaataactatcaaaagttattatttatttattacacatatacatacattatccttataGACTATGCCGATACTATAAtgtcgagaaaaaataaaatgttcttatatgtaaataattcaaGGTTCAATTACTACTATACACTTATTTTATACGTTTGtagttgatatatatttttagcacAACTTTGTCCATATATTTAAGACATAGGACTCTTCCTTTAGGCtataaggatttttttaaaatatttaaactaactTTAAGAATAgcaaaaaaacatcaaatttCGGGCAGtcgtttatacattatttatgagTAGCAACTTATAACGGCATGCATGGATATTAAGTTTTTGacgtgaaacttctttatcggcgttggaaaaaaaagtaccgtcacatttttccgttacgcgccatcattttcttgtccctaccacctGTATTacttgtattcatgtctatgataatagaatccttttgttaaactttatctaatttaactttatttaaccaatttctgtaaagttgcatacagtacatcatttttcgaaaaataaaggtcataaagaagtttcacttcttacgtgtgaaCACCAGTACACGCATACATGTTGCAATATTGCAAAACAAATTACCTATGTTAGGGCACTTAGGAAAAATCACTGAAAcatcaaaaacatttaaaaaaaactcacccTAAACGCGTACAATTTCTCGGAGCCGTCGGGATTGAAGACACACATTTGCACATGACTTAGCAAGTGCTTCTTCAAACTATGCAAGTACATGTAGCTCTTAACACATAAGCCGCACTTGAAGCGCCGTTGACCACCCTCAGTTTGTATGACTACTTGCATTTCctatattttcattcaattttactcatattttaatattataaagtaatttgtaaaaaagaaaTCAGTGGCGCCACAACCTTTTCACGTCTGGGCCTCATGTCtgtatcatgatcatttgccaATCGAAGCCAAGCAATCAGTCCAGggcctgatacacgccgtcaactttttgggtccaaggcaagcccggtttcctcacgatgttttgcACACAGTACCAATTATTCAATTCTTGATGcaaatagttaaattattttttttaatgtatttttgtagtttttttattattattataatttttgtgtgtaaACAAACGGGCTGGAGACTCATCATACCGCAGCCTATGGACACTTACCCAGAAGCCTCGCAAGTGCgatgccagccttttaagatttgatacgctcttttcttgacagaccctaagtagaattggttcggaaatacttcagcggCAGCTGGtaccacatagtggtggtacgCGACGGTGGTaatagtgttttttttgtgtttattcatatattttgggCCATATGTGGTAAAACACttctatatttatcaatttaattatgatggatttatttatttacagttgaataccttaaatatacatataaaaaaaataggttgTTAGGcgacgggcggccttatcgctaacaagagattccttccaggcaaccataagcaaaaataatatactaaatattatgtactaaGTTTTGTCTTTGTTGGTTTTACACATActtcaaaatcaatattattacatataccGATAAcgaacaattaatttttataaaattgaataattttattacataagaaatatataaagtagctTCTACAATgttgatttaaaattgtgaCGTCACTGATTAAGTTTTTACCAAAAACATTTGACTAACAAAGATATTTAAcgaatatacatacatattaatacttatttaatttagtaaaaatacacttatgtattcagtgaaaataaaaatacctgcTGATTCTGACAAGGAGTCTCCAGTTCCTCTGtttcttcttctttcttcTCGTCTTTTTCGTCAGTCTTCTCTGCTTCGGTGGGCTCTTCTTGCTTACTCTCTTGTGCTTTGACATTCTTCTTTAAGGCACCTGAttctatgtttaaaataaaaatataaaaaattcataaaaagaattaaagtatacattttttatttaagtatatttaaatttaaaaaaatattttcaaagacTGTATCCTATTTAGATAGTATTCGTCActtaaattagtaattaagtaataaataaataaaatggcattattaaatcaattacCGGCATGTTTGTTTGTGTGTAATCGAAGTTCCGTCCGAGACTTGCAGGTTTTGAGACAGATGGGACACACGaatctgtaataataaacacaaataaaataatagttcaacaaaaaaatattctcacGCACTTCAAACCTAGGTTTAAGTAAcggcataaaaaaaattgttagaaAGCGCGCCAATTCTTTACTTTATGAAGTCTTTACTTCTTATCTGTGGTTGTGTCGGCTTTCAcgcgttttgttttttatttcttagcGGCGGTCACTTCTTAGTCCAGTTTCGCATGGTTccaatatttttcattcaaaaatagaatgcTAATAATGATAGATAGTGCAGCTAACGCCTGATGCTTAcagtatattaaaactatCTTTTTATACGGTGTTGCTGGTTTGTCGACCTCAATATGTtacctacatatttttaaataacaaatttattatatggattcaaaaaagttattaatctAAGGTATTTATGTTATCTATATTCTAATTCGAAGTTACAATTTCGTCTTGACGCttaaatatgtcaaacttcataCAGATTTTTATTGTCTGCTCCTGaaactaaatttatgtttGACATTCTAGAATACGGGCCTTAGATAGGAGTAATCAATGAAAGCCGGCCGTACGCATGAAAAAACATGACTCATGCCTGAGCCGAGCTTGCAAGCGAGAGCGCGGACCAAGCGATAGAGATAGATAGATCGGGGTTTAATCATTTAATTCAACAATTGCAGCACAAATGGTAAATAATTCttgcattttaagaatttgatTAGGGATACAATGTCATTTGTtctttgaataatatataaatcaaatactatatgctaatttatatttatagaaagatcatgatttaattaactcctttgtataatacaaaataatgataataatttaattcaattcataaaagtatgcaattttacatatttattttcttgtgAAATCTTCACGTAAAATTATCGTCCGTAAAGCTTTACAGACaaccaaattattttatgttgatGTGGGGACAACTGTCGACGTGTGAAAATTACGAGTCGCGAGTCAGTTGCCTCCGGGCCCCGTTGCGCTTAGACGAGTGTTaggcaataaataatagtcaCGTAATTACTCGTTTAATTTAATCCTGGCCCATAAGGAGATGACTCAACATTGATACCACTTACGTCATTAAAGACCCACAAcctagaaaattaataaaggtatgtatatatttttagagaataaaatatcaaGAATTCGGTACTCTTTGCACAGACTAGGTTaagaaatttagtttttatttaataaaaataataaataaatttggtgtTTACAtataagggagcgttcaagtgttacgtaacgaattttgggggggggggtcctcttgtaaaacgttacgatgcggggtgGGGAtagaattacgcgttattgataataataattgacttCCCAGTACTTTATCCCTTTATACagaatggtaagttttaggtataaagagtcactggggtcGTTCACGAAAccttttactattggatacagaaaacgttacgttacgtttcatgggggggggggggttaagaacctaaaaaaaatgcgtgacgtaatacttgaacgctccctaacgTATGAGTCAAACTTACTTTTTATGTCCCGTATGTATCAACAAGTGATTGTTTCTCGCAGATGACGTAGTGAACTTCGCAGTACACAATTTACAACTGTACGGCTTCTCGCCCGTGTGCGTTCTACGGTGGTATATTAAGGCCGATTGTTGAGCAAATCTTCGCTCACAGAATTGACATTCAAACGGTCTTTCACCTGAAAAACGTAGAGATATACAGAACTTGACATATGAGTTTAATACATTCCGTCACCTTGCTCGTATAGAAGATATTCTCCCCATTGAAATGAATTGAATCTAATactcagtagaaacaaataataatagtaaaagttagcagtgtaagcaatgaagagaaaaaaatgtaaataaaataagaataatagaataattttaaagtagataattaaatatatttgggcggattaaaaactatattacgtgaaatttttgttgagtaactaaatgtttttttttttaattgagacaaatatttgattttctgGGTTTAATTCGATAGACATCATCTCATCATCGGaaaaatcatcatcatctCATGATCAAGGTTACAAAAAATGTGATaacgttttgtaaatgtacaaaaaaaacgCTAGGAAaacaggccgctagttaatcTACGCTGTTTAGTTAATAGGCTAGGctcttgatttaaaaatatatgtttattatagaacataagatacaggtatcacttattccatgtcattaaatttgaatagacatccctactcatcggcaaagaagacagaaggtgtaggccgagagaaaaaaaCCGGCGTAAAACtgtcggtactcttttaaaatagcaaatcatcaaacaacacttattttaaaagaaatatcgcaaattaattagaaatagcCCGTCTAGAATAGCCTGTCCCAGGCTTTTTATCAACTAGAaaatcgttaactttgtagtaagcctttttacacagcttttctttgattaatttcttaaatttattaaaaggctatcataaatatattgctagGGAAaggttagtatattattttccttgattgaacggctaattcaTATAGTCTGCGACATGTATTCTTAGAATCGTGTAAAATAATACGCGTGAAGAGAATTctggatattttattattatctatgaaTTCTTTAAAACCGATGTAGACGTGTGGTCGGCAATAAAGACAAgacatagtttttttatataattttgttaacattataatttaattgtgcAAATAAACTAAACCAACCTGTGTGAATGCGCATGTGCGCATTAAGCTTCGACACTTCATAGAAGGCTTTGTTGCAAATATTGCACACGTGATTTCTTATACCGCGGTGTTTCTTCATGTGCTGGCATAACGTTGAATGGCGACGGAACGCCTTGTTACATTCTGAACACTTTAGTGGTTTTTCACCGGTATGTAGGCGGAAATGTACCTGTAATAGAGGAAGAAGTTAGACAATGCTTTCTGTGTTTTTTTTGCCGAAGCTTGACGGAGTGGAGAaggaagtattttcgaaccaaacCTACTTAGTTCTAATCTTCTACGTCCGTCAAgaaaaaaagcgtaccaatttttaaaaagccgGCGACGCATtcgtgagccctctggcattctGTCGCAATAGCGTCCATGGGCACGGGTATAACTTccggtgagcctcctgctctGTCTTATAGAAAAAGGACCTGTTGCAAGTGAAGGCAGCGATTGGCAAGAGGTGGCACAGAACAAAAAAGATTTTCGTTTCGGACCCCAAGAAATTTTTTGGGTCGCAGTCGCTTATTCACTGAGCCCTACATTTATATGCAATTACAAGAGTCAAACTGAACAGAGATAGAGGCATTTAAGATGGGATGTTAGAGGAGAATGTTGTGACTGCCAAAGAACCAATAACTCCATTGTCGAACCAAACATCACCACAAGACTGTTGACTATCATTTACAAACGGGTGCTTAGCCACTTGGGCCATATTGCCAGGAGAGAACCGAATAGTCCCGACAAGCTGGCAAAGGGGAGAGTCATGGCAAGAGTAGATCTCCTACCCGTTAGTTAGTCAGACTATAATCGTAGGACTTTTTAAGACACGGCACGACTTTCAGAAATGAAAACTATGAAGAAGAAGTCTATTACAGTCTTTAATTTCCTCGGAGGCCCGAGTTTGATCGAAGTATAAtgtgtatttgtataatttaatttacaggTATGGTATGTCATACGGACTAGTGCGAAGCCATCTTTGCCTAGGGAAGTGTTAGCTTCTTGAAATTATGTATcttaaatttgattaataaagCCTTAACTTATGAATAAtcagaaatatttgttttaaatctaaTCAAACCGCCCCCTAAAACACATGTTACAGTatacttttcttggccggCGGCTGATATTGGTATTACCGTCGCCATTTTGCAATGTCAAACTGACATTGTCAGTTTATATcctccaaataaaaataaaataacttgcaTCATTACTTACAAtggcaaagttttaattattgttaagtatcttaaaagatattgtattaatagtaCACGTAACAAAACCTATTATATCAGttaagttttagtttttttaaatataccaatgtatatatgataaaacaatttttatcaagacatttcaataaattattaagttagccTGCATGAAATCCAATTATTCCccttataattgttaatttttatttactgtcaATACTAATACCCATGCCAGCGACGCTCTTAGCCAAGTAAACTATGTGGCCCTATACAATATCGTGATCgtaaaaaaaaggaataaattaaatacttttccAATAGATGACATATAAATACATCTTTGATGACAACGTCAAATAGGTACATACaatcatttattaagtaataatttatagaaaaaatggGATTTGATTATTATGGTATACTCGGCGTGAAGCGTTCATGTAGCCAATTGGAGATCAAAAAGGCATACCGAAGACTCGCCTTAAAATACAATCCCGAAAGATACGACAATGACGACAACATGCGCCGAATTTTCGCCCTCATCGGCGAAGCTTACGAGGTATTAGTCGATCATGAACACAGAGCAGTTTACGACCAATACGGAGAAGAAGGCCTGAAGAAGGGAGTACCAGGGCCCCACGAATACATCCAGCCTTACTCGTATCATGGAGAACCTATACGGACATTCGAAGAGTTCTTTGGCACGACAAATCCATACGCAGACCTTCTAGACTACTATGAAGACCCCCCACCAATGTTCGACTCCCCCCTCGGTAAGGGTTACAAAGAAAAGGACCCCACAATAGTCAGACCTCTTGCTTTATCCCTTGAGGAGGTCTACAAAGGGGGCTtgaagaaaatgaaaatacaaCGCCTAGTCTTCACAGACGAGACGTGTTCCGAGTTGAAGCTGCGAGAGAAAGTCCTATCAATTCCCATAAAGCCAGGCATTTATCCAAACACAGAGGTCCGTTTTAAGGAGGAAGGCGATCAGGGACCAACAAGGATTCCAGCAGATGTCGTCTTCATAACAGAAGATAGACCACACGAGCGCTTTGTCAGGTCAGGGCTGAGCGACCTTCTAATGGTTCGTACCGTTACATTGCAGGAAGCATTGTGCGGTTTTATGATAGACATCAGAACTTTGGATGACAGAATCTTGCACGTTAAAATCTCTGATGTGGTAACACCTATGTACGAGAAGATCTTAGAAGACGAGGGGTTGCCAGTACCCATTTGCCCTCAAAAAGCGAAGGGCAATTTGATAATACGTTTTCAAATAGTGTTCCCGGAATACTTGTCCAAACGTACTAAGAAGGCATTTGAGGAAGCCTTCAGAGTCAGGGATGAGGAAGATGAGAAATTTGCTAAATTGAAATGCGGTACTTTGTCTACGACATCATTCTATAAACTATGATcatacagttttttttctttgatttCTGTTAACCCTTATCAGCTGAatcaattttgattaaattttgtttaataaaaattatctttcaAGCAGAGAACATTATTGtaagataataattttttaaccagattaaagctatttgtacatatatataagtaaatataaaaataaatcaatggcgctataaccctttcaggtctgggcctcaaatttctgtatctgtttcatggtcgtttgttaatcaaataggcaagtaggatcACCTAgtcttctgtgtctgacgcacgtcgactttttgggtctaagacaagccggtttcctcacgatgttttccttgtgttaaactatgttttcctaatgttaaaagcgcacatagaaagaaataccattggtgcacagccggggatcgaacctacgacctcagggaagagcgccgcacgctgaagccactaggccaacactgtccGTAAccaaccaaagacaatactatgaacATTATGGTATCCAAGATTAGAGCTCAGCTGAAAGGACTCCTTTCCTCGGGGGAGTCAAACTGCTAAACATAAACAGACTTACCTTCAAATCAGTAGGATTATAAAAGGTCTTTGAGCACACGGCGCAGATAAATGGCCTTTCACCCCTATGTCGGGCCATGTGGGACCTCAAGGCGTAACCGCTGAAGAACCGCTTCTCGCACACCGTACACTGATGGGTCTTCTGCTCAAAGTGTGTCTGCCTGTGTCTGTAtagtaatgtttttgtttggAAGGTCCGTTGGCAGACAGAGCAAGTCGGCTGCTTGGGTGGGCGCTGCTCGTGTGTACGCATGTGCATTTTCAACATCCCTGGACCCTGTTGTTTGAATTAACCGTAATATAAACTAtgattcaatatatttatttattgaatcatTGGTCTcactttacatttaactacCAAGATtacttttaactatttttctGGTAactggttttaaaaatattttaactaatttttcctcgggtttcctcacgatgttttcattcaccgttcgagcgtattaaatgagcacatgcaaagaaaatccattagtgcacagccagggctcgaacctacgacctcagggatgaaagtcgcacgctgaagccactagaccaacactgtaGGAGTATGATAACAGCAGAAAAAATTGACCTAACATTTGGAACAACCATGGTACTCTGATGATGGAAGGTAATGCAttccataaattttaatgtac
Proteins encoded:
- the LOC123710023 gene encoding zinc finger protein 2-like isoform X2 — translated: MLREQKRQDDEELQKDQLQAQKSLSITCSETSPYIQFIEVPSLNNSQNILDGFFDNTDTTADVTQEILQKEDFDIDKLQSIPDQPKEDEALNSDEENYLQMVVFQSTTTAAGRHVCNLCHKEFKHARWLKQHLKSHTNWIKANCKKPPMCPICDRTFKGPGMLKMHMRTHEQRPPKQPTCSVCQRTFQTKTLLYRHRQTHFEQKTHQCTVCEKRFFSGYALRSHMARHRGERPFICAVCSKTFYNPTDLKVHFRLHTGEKPLKCSECNKAFRRHSTLCQHMKKHRGIRNHVCNICNKAFYEVSKLNAHMRIHTGERPFECQFCERRFAQQSALIYHRRTHTGEKPYSCKLCTAKFTTSSARNNHLLIHTGHKKFVCPICLKTCKSRTELRLHTNKHAESGALKKNVKAQESKQEEPTEAEKTDEKDEKKEEETEELETPCQNQQEMQVVIQTEGGQRRFKCGLCVKSYMYLHSLKKHLLSHVQMCVFNPDGSEKLYAFRQQQQMVQEQQQQQQQPQIQQLLQVQPQQVQQQVVQQLAVPIHQHIQNVQQPYPVISSVQSLQLQQTHQHINTQPQQLQVQTIQIQPHQQPIQIHAVGMQQEQLHVATSSCQTMLPNILQLQNGTVVSGLSAQELSGVAHRIILQQPPPHPAVYTIHH
- the LOC123710023 gene encoding zinc finger protein 2-like isoform X1 — protein: MAATEKKVQKYNFDKICRACLQVKKDMRPLFEQLTATMLMGISKVQVAIGDGLPKQLCLQCVHQISRCYTFKELVERNDVMLREQKRQDDEELQKDQLQAQKSLSITCSETSPYIQFIEVPSLNNSQNILDGFFDNTDTTADVTQEILQKEDFDIDKLQSIPDQPKEDEALNSDEENYLQMVVFQSTTTAAGRHVCNLCHKEFKHARWLKQHLKSHTNWIKANCKKPPMCPICDRTFKGPGMLKMHMRTHEQRPPKQPTCSVCQRTFQTKTLLYRHRQTHFEQKTHQCTVCEKRFFSGYALRSHMARHRGERPFICAVCSKTFYNPTDLKVHFRLHTGEKPLKCSECNKAFRRHSTLCQHMKKHRGIRNHVCNICNKAFYEVSKLNAHMRIHTGERPFECQFCERRFAQQSALIYHRRTHTGEKPYSCKLCTAKFTTSSARNNHLLIHTGHKKFVCPICLKTCKSRTELRLHTNKHAESGALKKNVKAQESKQEEPTEAEKTDEKDEKKEEETEELETPCQNQQEMQVVIQTEGGQRRFKCGLCVKSYMYLHSLKKHLLSHVQMCVFNPDGSEKLYAFRQQQQMVQEQQQQQQQPQIQQLLQVQPQQVQQQVVQQLAVPIHQHIQNVQQPYPVISSVQSLQLQQTHQHINTQPQQLQVQTIQIQPHQQPIQIHAVGMQQEQLHVATSSCQTMLPNILQLQNGTVVSGLSAQELSGVAHRIILQQPPPHPAVYTIHH
- the LOC123710024 gene encoding dnaJ homolog subfamily B member 13-like: MGFDYYGILGVKRSCSQLEIKKAYRRLALKYNPERYDNDDNMRRIFALIGEAYEVLVDHEHRAVYDQYGEEGLKKGVPGPHEYIQPYSYHGEPIRTFEEFFGTTNPYADLLDYYEDPPPMFDSPLGKGYKEKDPTIVRPLALSLEEVYKGGLKKMKIQRLVFTDETCSELKLREKVLSIPIKPGIYPNTEVRFKEEGDQGPTRIPADVVFITEDRPHERFVRSGLSDLLMVRTVTLQEALCGFMIDIRTLDDRILHVKISDVVTPMYEKILEDEGLPVPICPQKAKGNLIIRFQIVFPEYLSKRTKKAFEEAFRVRDEEDEKFAKLKCGTLSTTSFYKL